The DNA region CACAGTAATTGACATACATAAGTAATAGTAACTATATTGCTTAACTAATCTGATTAGTTTGTCGAGATCTGTGGTataattactaatataaatttaacattttaagtatgCATAGCATATCTTATTGTTGTTTCTAATTCTTTGCaatcatcacaaataaaattacgtgcATTTTTGTCAACTCCGGCACAAAGTTCGTGAATCCAGGTTTCACACTCTGTGCACTGtatcatgtcttcttttttattctctttacaGAAGAAACAATACCAGCTTTGTTCTTCgttctccttttcttttttttgctttcttcgtAACCTTTCTTTCTTCGGATTTCTTCCTCTTGACGACTTCTTGTCcacttaaatttttacataCAGCCTTCTTTTTTGACtcgttaggttttttattttttgaatctattaacttattttctaattcttttttataaggaCTTTCTGTAAGTACttgagatgttgttttattttttactaccctTTTTGGCTTATGTAGACTAATCAATGGAGAAAGGCTTTGTATGGTTGCTCGAATTGCGTTTGATTTCGGACTCTCACTGTTGTTGGGTTGCATGTCTAcgataatattttcttcaagtTCGTGATTTTGCAGGGTATTAGTTAAACTTCTAATAGATGACGCTGACGGAGAACCTAACTTTGAAATCTCCTCTCTATCTGAGGTAAATGCTGCAGGGGTCTTCGTTGGTGTAATATCAGATGGTAATGCCGCTGGCTGATTCTGTACTTCAATTACAGATTCCGCTGCCACAGTCGAATGGGAGCTAACTGATGGCCCTACATCTAGTAGCTCTTCATAATTATCTTCCAGTATAACATATTCGTCATCTCTGATCTTCAATCGATTGCAAGGCCATAACCCACAAGATTCAAATCCGTGTATGGCTGTCTCCATACAGACAGCTCGAGGATAAGAAATCCCTAAAATTTCTGATATGTTTGCCTGCTTAATTACGGAGTCTGGGTGATTTCTCATCCATGATGAACAAGCAGCATTGAAATTTTGCTTCAGTGGCTTAAAAAATGACCGGTCTAATGGTTGAAGTTTATGTGTGGTGTGCGGTGGCAAGGACAGCATTACAATACCATAGTCTCGTGCAAGGTTAATGGCATCCAAGTTTTTAGTATGCGTGGAATGCCCATCTAAAATGAGAAGAACCTGTTTTTTCTTTGGATATTTGCAGCTTTACAGACTTTATGAAATGCTTTAACCAATCGACGAATAACTCAGAAGTTATCCAGCCACTCTCAGAGCAAGTGTATACTGTATTTGGTGGTCCTCCTCTTTTAAGATCGTCCGTCATTCTTTTACGTTTGAATATTAGCATAGGTGGAATGAATTCTCCGGCAGCGTTCATACAGCAGATACATGTTGTGTTCAAGCCCCGATCACCACTAGTAACGGCACCAACTTGATGTTTACCCTTAAGAGCTAGAACTTTTTGAGGCTTATGCACTGTACTCAAGCCAGTCTCGTCCACGTTGTAAATTTGCTGGGCCGTAAATTTTCCTTCATCAAGAAGAGCTtcgtatttatcaaaaaactccataacggtttttttgttaaagccttTGCAGCGAGCCATGCATGTCGGTTCTGGAGTCCTTAAAGATATTTGAGGATgggtttttaaaaatttatagtacCATTTCCACCCAGCTAGTTTAGTTTCCGGATTAAATTTGTGAGGCAAACCATATTTTTCCGCTAATTGGTATGCTAAGTGGCGTAAATCACGTATGGTAACGCCAAAAAATCTGGATTCTAATTCCAATATATGGTTAACTAGTTCGTCTTCCattgcttttgttaaatatttcggaCGTCCAATTCCTTCGTGCATATTCAATCCTTTTAAATGACGCCGAAATGTCggttttggaatattaaatacacgacaagtttcattaaattttaaacttccatCTTTATAAGCACTGAGGGCTTTTTCCATATCGTCACTTGACCAAGTTTTGTATCGTCGCTTAGCCATGtcgatcttaaacaaaaaaaagaaacaattattcctAATTTGTACCGGTACGAAATAGAACAAAGTGATGAGTACGAATTAGGCACAAGTTAACTAAGGATTTCAAATTTGGCGCGTAACAAAATGGCTGTCAGgcttaaacataaatgtacagtaatttaaaacgcaATTATGTATAGAATCAAAAAAGATGCTTCGAAGTTACATAACCCAGCgtgaagaaaattgaaaaccttatgaatgaaccaaaaatattacttgaaaacagcagaattacttactttttgaataattttaaaaggagcgGCAGCATGGAGTCGTTGCTCGGATCACGGAACAATGCCAACtagtagtttcattttctagCACTTGCGTCGCCACTGCAGTTTCACGAAACGAGAACTCGATGGGGTACGTTTTAGGAAAAAGTACGATTTAGGAAAGTTTTACCCTAAAATGTATGTGtgttacatttataatgaaaaaagtacAAAACGATAGTGTCTTGAAGTCAAATACTGTTATTTGttatactaacaaaaaaaaggatACATGAATTGTTAGTTTTCTTAGTCTCGCTTCTATTGGTATTGGTATGAAATTATAAGCCTAACACCAATTCCCTTATATAAAGTGacaatgcaaattaaaatattttttgcagtatCAGTAATATCTGAAAtaagcgctttcaaacaaatcAACTGTTCAGCTCAATCATTTTAGAAGATAGACAAACAACACGTAGGTACTcaattactcaaatattttgtttcataatttttttaatagtttttagtcTAGACTCGCAAGTCAAAGTAAGAATTAATTGAAAGAAAGTGATTCCGAGCGATTCTTGTTTTTCGAATAAAACTCCTTTTACTTGGTATAGAATTATCAATTAGATATGGATTGCTTAGTTTCTATATTAATGTCGGACCTATTAAACTCTGGCTATAATACAATCTAAAAGAAAGTCTTTGTCGGTTCTAAAATGTTCAATAACTACACTTAGGCATGAGGCAACGTGCCTAAGTGTAGTGTAACCTAATTTTAGACAATTTTGGATGACTATGTCCGTATAAAGGCGAAAGTCAGTGGGCATCTGACATATGCGTTGCTTCTtgtttaaaggaaattataattaggtacttttatttttattctaaaatttctCCCGTCAAATAATTCAATATGTAATAGAGCCCAagtgattttgaactataactgCTATTATTAACTCCATACCGTTTCGTTGTTAAgatgagaaatattaaaatcgattaTCTAGTAATTacactaattaaattacttagtctTAGGCAAATTgaggaaaatattataattagttagTCAATGAACCGGAACGATTATTGCTTCTCAAGTGGTTTGCCTTGTACCAACAAACTATGTGTAATGATAATAAGGAAATGTTTCTTAGATCTTTTGCCGTTTTTCCCGGTCCaactaaaatatatctatattatttatcaaacttttcaaagttttatcaaaatttgttatttttttccattatttagGTTATTAGTTTAGAAGCCAATCTATTTCCAAAGACTGACTAGACTTACCATAGCCTAGGTTGAAATCTTCATAGAAAATCTGTCAAATAGCCCTTAACTCTCATCAAGCACAATTTAACAAAACGATCACACCCCAGTAAAAGATATGCTGGAAACCAAATTCCGCCTTTTACCCAATAAAAGCATTTTCAGATTCGACCTACATGCACttacttgtaataattaaacaaacaattaaaatgttatgtctCCTGATGTAATGTCACGGTATTGTGGGCTACCACTGGCTCTTAAACTAAGACTGTTGCTGTAaaagagagacagcgctctacagtgtgtagcgccgtctcgcttccacacgaAGATGGTCTTACTTGAGTAGTGGTAAGTGCTCTGAGGTGAGAAATGCTAACATCGTAAATACCGCAATTGATAGCGCAATTAATAGCATAATCTTAATGACGGTTATTGAAGATTTTGTTAAGAACTTTGTGaaattataggtattttatagACCCTATCTTTAATCCGAgggaattttcaatttaaatcaaaataattggcgtaaaaactaaaaagaaatttCAGCTTACTGTATCTGCCGTGTAATTAAAAAGGGTAAACTTTACCGCATTTTAAAGACCCCTGATTGAACCAATGACCATAGATGGTAACATTTcgtcatacattttaaatatattaatcacCTTACATAAAGTTAATTGACGTCACAATTGCGCCAACATTGGCCCAACGATTGGCTCTGTTGGTGTTGGTAATGTGGTACAGTGATCTAATAAAGCTTCTAGGTGAAGGTCAGTCGGCTGCGTTCGAGGTAAACGAACGCACGCGTAAAATGATTTATggagaaagtaaaaaaaatagaaaggaAATCTGGAAACTAATCTCTCATAATTATAGTTAATATAGTCTTACAGAGAATcgttttttctgttttgttttaattatgtatgcTTTGAGTGATGGCGTAAATACAAAAGATAGATTGCAAGTCAACTAATACATACATTGCCTCCGTCGACCTGTAGCTAGACTATGTGTGCTAACTACGTACTTACTtacctataattaaataactatagaaataaaatgcaaatcaaGCAACAATAAAACGAACTGGATTTATGTGGGATAATAGTGCTATTTTATATcaagatgatttttttagtaaatgtaaaaaaataaaataaaaaaaaactcttcaagACAGACAagctaaaaataattgacaagACAAAATGGCcgatacttaaattaaacattaaaaataaacttacccaagttctttttttttaataaaatcagtaaTTGTCATGACTTGGTTTAAGAATAAAAGTAGTCGTATCCTTTATTCCATAATTGTATCAGAACTACTTTTAAATTCCGAATATAATTTGCCTTGTACTTTGTACATAAGACCGGTTGGTAGACttacgtcaaaataaaaataatttgattactcAATTTGTGAAGATTGGGTAAACAATTTTCCGATTTctgttcaattataattaatattgaataccGAACTACATTACCATATCCTTAGCTTATAAGTTATCATGAAATAATATCCTTAACTTAATAGTTTCATTATTATACCCAAACCGTAGTAATcacaattaaaaagaatatagcCACTAATATTGATCAAATTAATTCATAGCTAATAgtctaattgaaaaaatatattagaaaatataaattattaagccAAAAGTCTCGATTTTAATGGAAAAGTTTCAAATCTGTTCAAAGTTTCATGACACTATGTacaagaattataattatacctgTCAATTGGTAATACATTCTGTTtgccttttattttttgtacggaCAGGTTTAAAAGATACTTTAGCATCCAAGCAACTACAAAAAAACACGAGGATCAAAActgattaattaaaacctttttgttacaAGAACTTGCTTACGTTTTTATTTGACGGATCCGTTTTTAATGCCAGCCAGTTATACCTTAGTGCGTTGATAATAATCCTCCTCATAAGGATCGTCATATCTTACACTAattgaattttaacaaaaaaaaaaaaatacttcggtGACTTTTTCGTAATACTTAAACTTATATCTTATTAGAGAGATCTGCTTCACTCGTAACTAAACTATAATCAACCCGAGTATGCTTTTCCATATTACGTTACATTAAACTTTTACGAAATTCATAACTGCAGAGTACAAGACATTAGCGTAAAAACTCAGGTCTCACACAATCAGAGCCACCAAATGGAAAGTATCATTTAGTGACTAAAACAAGCAGGAAATGTTTAAGAACTCGTGaattaatatatgtaacaaTGTGGAACGCTCGTGTGACGAGTGTCACATCTCGTAATACTCGAGAATGTGCGCGTGCGCATTGCAAGCGATGCCGCTGTGCAGAGCtataaaatatagtatagtgttactttaataatgataatgacttgttttttattatactgtAAGCTATCTGATTGTGCAGTCTTACACAAATCGTTTATGTCTTTCACACTAATCATGCAGAATGAaggtaaggaaataaaaattaacgaCAACAATTATTTAGGTTTCTcggaaacaataataaatgtgcTACTTAAAAGTTATGCCCACAATATTATTTAGCCAGAATATCTTTTCAACATATTAAATGtctaaacttaaaaacattttccagggaataatataaaatatacttcttttgaacaacaaaaaatattttaaatagcaacGTTACAGCATATCTTTCAATACACAACAGCCTCACAGTTGAATGTTTGGGAAAGCGCATACAATGTACATTTTCGCTCATATATAATTGTTTGCAGTTCCCACGTGCTGCATCATCTAGGATTACTAGATACGCTTCTCTTAGTTTCCATCGTATATTGTCATATCTGGGATCTGGTTTTTACGTTATCTTTGTTTTATGCTCTCATTATGGCATTAGAGATGTGTGATCGGTTGTGACGTAAGACAGTCTTGCGATGATTCGACGCTCGTAAAATCTTTGGATTGGACTTCTTGTTATGAGGCAGTGAACTTTCGTAGACTTTGTAAAAGCGATTTTTAATAGtgttaagattttattacaagtaaaaaatcttatattaatacaagtttagaattatttaataacattgaaaagttaattaatatgtacAGGGTTAGAGTAGTTTTGCATATCATAAAGTTTTCGGATTATCATTATAAATTCTGCAGTTATAACAATTCCAAAAGTAACACAACTAGCAAAGTACACATAGTCAGAATGACACACCACATTCCAAAACTTCAAACTAAATGTAGCCGTTAGAAATTACAGcacattacattaaatataaagtaaagtaaaataatttattctacaaATAAGATAGGCGTTGTCACTTTTATATGCCATTTTTCAAGCTAGCTGGTGTCGCCACTTCCTAACTGGATTGAGTggaaacatcaaaacaaactcaaagGTCATCACctcttttaaaatacaaacaatgtaATTTCAATAATGGCTAAATAAATGCAGTGACTTTTGAACTGGCCTTATAAGAAAGAGCCAGATGAATCTGAGTAAACAAGCAGCAAGCAGCACGCATGCCTCAAACAGCTCATATACCTCAAGCATTTGATTTTCAATATGTTTAGCAATCATGATTATAAGTAAACTAATGTGGCTCGTATCATTCCGACTGTTTTACAAGTAGATTGTAAGTAGTCTGACCTAAATAACTTTTTTCTATCCGACTGATTCCGTCGTAGATTTAGTTAAATAGAATGGTCAAAATGTAGAGCAATGATATCGTTAACTATCTGCAAAAAGTTAGGAATTTAATGTGGTTTTAGTAATGGATTATTGCATTAATGTAACCACACGTAGACATGATTATTAAGTCTAGAAAAATGCAATGTATTAAAGCATTAAGCattatttgagttttattttcgtttgcgTCGGTAAGATgttaaaagaattaataaaaacaacgttTAAACCTTTATCTTTTCTAGAACTTAGCTAATGGCttttgctattattattgaCCGACacattaaacaatttaagtagACACCGACGAATTAacacaatttaacaaaattaacttttaggCCGACCAATTAGCGATCAAAAGAAACCAAGGCAGCTCAGAAAAAATAACGATTTGTAAATTACTTCAGCAATTACTAAGGTACCGAAACTGGTCAATCACCAAACCCGATAATTTATCTTTGGCAATCaggtaatttttgtaattattttaaaacgcgTATGCATGCGGTTAAAATCAAACCTTCGATAATAAATAACTGGTCCTCGATAATTGCGTAACTTAGTATGAGCACAATGTTTCAACCTGTCATTTTGTGCAGTCTGTGTAATCACTTTGATTGTGAAACACGCCCAGAGGTGTGGTCTGAGATACACCGGTCGAAGTAGATTTTTAGGGTCCCGTTACCAAAGATTAAATCATAACCCTCGACTAAAACTCTGCTGTCTATCCGtgcgtctgtcaccaagctttACCTAAACGAGTCAgctaaagttgaaatttttggAAATGTTCGGAATCGCTTGCACTGTATTTCAACTACAGCTATAAATACGAACCAAAACACAATAATGATTGAAGCAACGATTGGTGCGGTCATAAATGTGattgaaattcaatttctatgcgttttctttaatatattcgTACGGACCCTCAGCCTTTCAAATCCTACTCGCACTTATTCGGATTTTTTTGTCCAAATCACGCGAAAGCAATTAAACGTTCACTCATACATCTTCATGTTGTTATTATTCTTGTTCTTATGAGATCATCGCAGATTTCGTGATGTCGCTCGTGGCTGGTGTTCAcatgtttgtaattattacatCGGCGCTGATTGGAAACCGACTTACCTACTTGATTTGCTAATCAGTTATTTACATCATTTTCTACACTGATCTGATCTGAGATATTGAATGAATTAGTGGATTTATGATTTCTCTGGGAACTGTAATGTTATAGTACTTTATAGTTTCTAggttaattttgttctttttttatattatttttcctctTTGAAATTCTGAAAAGCCGTTCAATTTACAGCTAGATATGCTGATATTGATGAAAACGAGAATTTCTTCTTGGCTTGTCAACAAATTAATATCGCCTTCCTCGAATCTACgcaaattctaataaaataaattctgaattATTAAATAGCTACCAAATTATATCATAATCAACCACACACAAAGTAGAACTTAAAATTAgaggaaaacaattaaaatcaaatcggATTAATAAAGCCTAATTCTTAAAAATTACCACTGTTAATAGAATCAGCTGACCCAGTGAGCGGAAGGCATTACGTCACGATATCAAAACTATAGCGAGCCGTCACGCGAACCGATACACATGTTTTGCATAAACCATCCAATAAGTAGCACTTGACGTCGTGGgaaagagacggcgctctacatgGGCAGTACATGGTAGAGATTGCTATCTCGCTTGCACTCAAACAAGAGTCttagtttataagtttttgGTAGGCCGTTCTTTACATAAACCGGCTATTAGCCATCGATGAGAATGAGATGGGCATTCAAGCGTTATCACATTATCGTGATTCTATGCTGACGTGATTACGGATGGAGGAATGTGAGTTATCACTCATCAGGCTTAGAGTAAAACTGTGGTCAGAACTTTAATGATAAGTAGGTGAGACGTAGTTTGGTAGTTACGTCATTTTTTGATTGAGAAAGGTCATAGGACCATAGGTAATTTAAATGTTGCAGGGTATGTCAAACATACATTGTTACAGAAATCATGACCATTAtcttaaaaagagaaaaaatatataatttgtttctttatgttatttaattaggtacctatattataaaagtaattagcTGTTCTTTAAGCTATCTCTCGGTaatctctattttttttaataccagttttattaattttctacgAACCTTTgcttcttatttatttcttgtgcCTGTGGTgatcaataaaaatgataaaatcgcGGTAAAACAATAATCTTATTGCCAATGTAAATACTAATTGACAGTTATGAATGATAAATAGAGGATGTGAAATAATAGAAATTCCATCCATGCCAAGCAAGGGTCAAATAATAACCAACAGGTAACATTCCGTGAATAACCTTTATGAAGAATTTGAAGAACTATTTGAATagaattataattgtaaacatAGAGGAAATATGTAAAGAAGACTGTACAAAAATACCAGACtaatgaataatttttatattgtataagAAATCTGTGTGTCCCATGTTACGTCACAAAATTGACATTAAACGCACAAAAAATAACTCCGTTTCAAAGATACCATAAATGCTTCCAAACACGCGAAgattaaccaaaacaaattcAAGTATTTCATTACTAATTCTCCAATTACgacgaaataaaacatttttataatattaggcaAGTAGTACAGAGTAACGCAAGGGTTACTCTACAATTACAAAATGGCTGCGATatgaaatgtgaaatattttaaacattaggTCAGAGGTATGACTCTGTTCATTTACTGATCTGTGACGCAAATGCGTGTGAAGTGCTGACAGATAACTCGTTGAGAAATCAATAAGGATTTCGTTAGCCATAAGTATTTAGTATCGTTTACATTGATGTGAAGTTTGTGGTCGAGTATTGATTATTTTGCGGTTGTAAGACTCGTAGGTCGTCAACGAAGGTGTTTTAATTACTattgatttaaaacttaattatttttcagttacgtagatttttttttcaaacttaagACACCTTTGTTCTGATAATAACTTCATTATTCCTATATTTTCTTTCGTGCCCGACCATATTTTGCCGGTTGCTGTACATTTATTaggaaatattttacttaactttttaaaaatgtttatatgacCAAGGCTGATCTTACCAGTGACCCATCAAATTAAAACTCTTTACACGAACACCTGCAAATGGAAGtctattaaaacacgttggatattttccatgaactatatttgactatcaacataacagagacaaacatagattacatagctacaagacattaaaacctattttgatacatactaacacccccacttatcaaaataatcaaaacattactGACATAGTACAACACCcactatataaataaacttaaaatgctTTACATGTCATTAGTACACCATTTAGAAAAACAGTAGAGTTATACTCATTCCCATACTACAAATACATCACTAGGGTTTTTGACAAGCTCCCAGGCATCATTATCTTCAAATGATTGCAACTTCTCAGCCAAAGCACGTCTCTACTGCTCCTTCTCAGGCCTTTTCAGAGCCTGTGAGATTGAAATCTCCTGAGAAACTGGAACAGTACTGGATACACACAAGTTGCTGAAACCATACCGATCAGGCTGCTTTCCTTGCGTCTTCTGTCTTTCATAAGGCTCTGGCTCCTGACTAAGATAtacatgtaatgtgtgtttCTTCACCATCAGTGTATACTGAAGAATCTGAAGAGCTATCACTATGATAATCAAATACTGGAACACAGGATGCCCCCACTGAATCTCTGTTCTCCTTCTCCACGCTGATCTCTGGTGTTTGCACATTACTCTCGTCATCTGGAACCAATATTGCCTCCTGGCTGTTTGCATTATCACCTGTCTcgctttctatcaaaataacatctgcTGGTGATAACAGTATCTTTTGAAGGATTACACAATCTCTATCCTTTCAGATTCACTCCATATCTTGGCTATTTATATGTGCAAGCCACTTCTGTGCCACAATCTTCCTGTAATTGCAGGAGCTGCCAACATGTAACTTGAAGATTGTAACCTCAACTTGTAAACCCCATCAGTTAAGTCAGCTATCGCAACCAAAGCATCTCTTccgtcataaatacataacaatgcttttcttcaattataaccTGGTTACCATTCCTGATAAGCTCGCTAACTGATTACAAGTTTGTAGTCAAAACAGGCACGCATAGCACATTTTTCACAGTTATATGACATTGCAAGTCTGACACGATCTCCACATCTCCTGAACAATCAACCCATTAAAACACGGTGATAGTTTCATATTTGCAATCCCGTCCTTGTTAACAGTCATATGTGCACTGGCAccgctatctgtgtaccaacccTTCTAACTAAACCTTCCGTTTATAAAAGACATTGGAAACGCATTTatccgccattttctttcataacggGCACCACATTTATCGTAGTTTTGCCTGCCCTTTAGTTTTGGTACACTAGCGATATAGTTCGAGTTCATGGTTTCGCCAGTCAACAagcgcaaattatctattttaacaacaaaataactgataaatgcccaactgggcccataacctattaaaacacgttggatattttccatgaactatatttgactatcaacataacagagacaaacatagattacatagctacaagacattaaaacctattttgatacatactaacaaaGTCAAACAAATAACTCACGATTGAGatcaaataactaaaaaaaacataacatcatTAATTTAGATAATCGTCGTTTAGCGACATATCTCAGTGCGTTTAACCACATGTTGACGACATCATTAGCACACGTAACGCGGTGATTACTGCGGCGTCCTCCACATTTCATAAAGTGTTTAGCTAAGCTATGTGATGATATGGGGCAAGTGACGAAATACAACTTGAGGGAAAATTATAatcatataggtacctacagatTATCGTATACATACGGCAAGTGACGAAATACAGATACAAAAACCTATACCCATATAGGTACagattaattatcattaaatatttttgaaacagcTGTAATCTGCTGCTTCTTTgccataaagaaaataatattgattttcgtAACCTTATGTTCCTACTGACAATGTTTAGTTTTCTACATGATACTCTATCTGCAGTAAACTGACCATTAATAACAAGAATACGATCCGCAAATATTATATCTGGCtatggaattttattataatcgccTTTTCTATCAACTAATACAGATGTAGCGTTCATTGAACCTAATGAGTCTTAAGTAGAACATGTTAACTAATTGGGAAAAACTACGCGAAATATTTGCTCGGAAATCTGGTCTCGCGTGAGTTGTGTGCGTCGTACAAGCGGCTGGCTGCGAGTCGCGAGATATATGGCGAAAGGAAACGCAGAGCGGTGCGATACTAATCCGTGATTTAGTGTTAGTATTTACAATGGAGTTTTAATAATAGGAGATaccaataggagactgaccgacagactgacactagtttttaatattgttcatatataaattgttttgacgttcaaaaatgtcatatactggtctaattgaaataaagaatttgactttgactttgactttattTAAACCTCtctctcattaaaataaatagattgaaGAAATATTGGCAAAACGACCGGAGTGTTACGTTGAACTTGTCAGCTGAattcttacaaaaaaagttaattaaaataatgatttaaaatctttagtaaGCGATGAGATATCGTACTCAAAGATAAACAAGCCTTAAGCTAAATTTAACATCAGTTTAGCGTACAATCATGAAACAGTAAAACTACAAACTCACACGTTAAACGCCATGCGTCAAAGACCTCCATCAAACTGGCTAAGtctaaaacaaattcatttacCATTTACGTCAAGCCGTAAAGCCATAAGCCGCGTTCCAGTCGCATTTCGCGTAGAAAGTGAAAAGGTCCGTCCCTGAGCTGGATGGCGCCCAGCGGAAACCGTTTCCTTTTAAGTATTGACGGCGGCCGCGTCCGCGGTGTAAACTATAGGCGGAAGCGATAGCGGCTAACTAGCTCAGTGTCTGTTTAGCAGTAATGTAGAGTCGCTATGTATTCTGCTTTTATAAGTCTTTGTTTACGGCGCTAGCGAATGTCACTTTCAAATTAATACATACAACATACGACTTGGTAGTCGTGAACAACACGACtcggtaatattttaaataccagtCAATACC from Trichoplusia ni isolate ovarian cell line Hi5 unplaced genomic scaffold, tn1 tig00003371, whole genome shotgun sequence includes:
- the LOC113507866 gene encoding jerky protein homolog-like — translated: MAKRRYKTWSSDDMEKALSAYKDGSLKFNETCRVFNIPKPTFRRHLKGLNMHEGIGRPKYLTKAMEDELVNHILELESRFFGVTIRDLRHLAYQLAEKYGLPHKFNPETKLAGWKWYYKFLKTHPQISLRTPEPTCMARCKGFNKKTVMEFFDKYEALLDEGKFTAQQIYNVDETGLSTVHKPQKVLALKGKHQVGAVTSGDRGLNTTCICCMNAAGEFIPPMLIFKRKRMTDDLKRGGPPNTVYTCSESGWITSELFVDWLKHFIKSVKLQISKEKTGSSHFRWAFHAY